One window of the Triticum dicoccoides isolate Atlit2015 ecotype Zavitan chromosome 3B, WEW_v2.0, whole genome shotgun sequence genome contains the following:
- the LOC119274192 gene encoding uncharacterized protein LOC119274192, with product MALNNGLARFRLQQERNQTILSTIAATKTSASSSTNPSRHRQQPAPTPRPAAKPSPSAPATLRFSDDTARLQKINEVRTSTVGSQLKKVIHLLEATREALTSRQIKEQIYVDIDGNNDVAESLRNNAKVRFDGRRYSYKPTHDLKAKGELLTLIKSLPDGLPVSEVKDAYPAVHDDLQALKSSGDIYLLPGEGGIIAYPNDPRSRMEVDTELKKLFHDIKLPQDMLDIEKELRRNREKPATDTMKRRAAEQVHGHQPKPKKARKKSRGITSRTKLTNSHLPWLLDLPVDSKDII from the coding sequence ATGGCCTTGAACAATGGCCTCGCCAGGTTCAGGCTGCAGCAGGAGAGGAATCAGACGATTCTGTCCACCATCGCCGCAACCAAAACCTCTGCATCATCATCCACCAATCCGTCCCGGCACCGGCAGCAACCCGCTCCAACTCCAAGGCCGGCGGCTAAGCCATCACCGTCCGCGCCTGCTACTCTCAGATTCTCCGACGACACGGCGCGGCTACAGAAGATCAACGAAGTGAGGACGTCCACCGTCGGATCACAGCTCAAAAAGGTAATCCACCTGCTCGAGGCAACGAGGGAAGCTCTTACGTCGCGTCAGATCAAGGAACAGATCTACGTTGACATCGACGGCAACAACGACGTCGCCGAGAGCCTGAGGAACAACGCCAAGGTGCGCTTCGACGGGCGGCGCTACTCCTACAAGCCCACGCACGACCTGAAGGCCAAAGGCGAGCTGCTGACACTGATCAAGAGCTTGCCGGACGGTCTCCCGGTTTCGGAGGTGAAGGACGCCTATCCAGCCGTGCACGACGACCTGCAGGCCCTGAAATCTTCGGGTGATATATATCTGCTACCGGGCGAGGGAGGCATCATCGCGTACCCGAACGACCCGAGGTCGAGGATGGAGGTGGACACCGAGCTCAAGAAGCTGTTCCACGACATCAAGTTGCCGCAGGACATGCTCGACATCGAGAAGGAGCTCCGGAGGAACCGCGAAAAGCCGGCCACCGATACTATGAAGCGGCGGGCGGCTGAGCAGGTCCATGGTCATCAGCCGAAGCcgaagaaggccaggaagaagtCGCGCGGGATCACCAGCAGGACCAAGCTCACCAACTCTCATCTCCCGTGGCTCTTGGACCTGCCTGTGGACTCCAAAGATATCATCTAG